TTACCGGCGAAAGCCTGCCGATCGAAAAAACCATTGGCGATAAAGTCTTCGCGGGCACCATCAACCAGGCCGGTGCCCTGGAGTACCGGGTGACGGCTGCGGCCAACAACTCGACGCTGGCGCGCATCATCCACGCCGTGGAGCAAGCCCAGGGCTCACGGGCGCCTACCCAGCGTTTCGTCGACAGCTTCTCGAAAATCTATACCCCGCTGGTGTTCGTGTTTGCCTTGGCAGTGGCCGTGATCCCGCCCCTGTTCATGGGCGGCGTATGGTTCGACTGGATCTACCGCGCTCTGGTGTTGCTGGTGGTGGCGTGCCCGTGTGCGCTGGTGATCTCGACTCCGGTCACCATCGTCAGCGGCCTGGCAGCAGCGGCCCGCAAGGGGATTTTGGTCAAGGGCGGTGTGTACCTCGAAAGCGGCCACAAACTCGACTTTCTGGCCCTCGACAAGACCGGCACCATCACCCACGGCAAGCCGGTGCAAACCGACTACCTGCCCCTTGATCCGTTGGTCACCGACAGCGCCGTAGTGTTGGCCGCGAGCCTTGCCTCGCGCTCCGATCACCCGGTCTCACTGGCCGTGGCCACTGCGGCTGTGGATAAAAACCTGCAATTGAGCGCTGTGGATAACTTTGCCGCCCTGGCGGGGCGCGGTGTGCGAGGCGAGATTGACGGCAAGCTTTACCACCTGGGCAACCATCGTCTGGTAGAGGAGCTGGGCCTGTGCTCGCCTGCCCTTGAAGCCAAACTCTTTGCGCTGGAAGAGCAGGGCAAAACGGTCATCTTGCTGTGTGACAACTCAGGCCCGATGGCGCTTTTTGCGGTGGCAGACACCGTCAAGGAAACCAGTCGCGAAGCGATTCGGGAGTTGCATGAACTGGGCATCAAAACCTTGATGCTGACCGGCGATAACCCGCACACCGCCAGTGCCATTGCGGCCCAGGTCGGCATCGACGAAGCGCAAGGCAACTTGCTGCCGGAGGACAAGCTCAAGGCGATCGAAGCCCTGTACGCCAAAGGTCATCACGTGGGCATGGTGGGTGACGGGATCAACGACGCCCCGGCCCTGGCCCGCGCCGAGATTGGTTTTGCGATGGCCGCGGCAGGTACAGATACTGCGATTGAGACGGCGGATGTCGCCCTGATGGACGACGATCTGCGCAAGATCCCGGCATTCATTCGCCTGTCACGCCAAACCTCCAGCATCCTGAAGCAGAACATTGCCCTGGCATTGGTCATCAAAGCGATCTTTCTTGCGGTAACCTTCCTCGGTATGGCCACCATGTGGATGGCCGTGTTTGCCGACATGGGCGTCAGCCTGTTGGTGGTATTCAACGGTTTGCGCCTGTTGCGCAAATAGAACAAGAGAGGCCGCAGTGTTAAGTGCCGAGCTGAAAGCGTTTTACCGGGTGGCCCAGTTGGGCAGCATTACTCAGGCCGCGAAAAAGCTCGGGCTTAGCCAGCCGACTGTGACCACGCAAATCCGCAACCTCGAAAGCAAGTACGCCGTGGAGCTGTTCTATCGCGGCGCACGGCGCCTGACCCTCAGCGATGAGGGTGTGCGCTTGCTGCCGATGGTCAAGGCGCTGCTCCAGCAAGAAGCCGACATTGAGTTCTTTTTGCGCAACAGCGGTCAGGGTATGGGCACCTTGCGCATCGCCGCCACGGCGCCGTATTACATCCTCGATCTGGTGAAGGCCTTTCGAGAGCGCTTGCCGCAGATCGAAGTGTCGGTGGACATCGGCAACTCCCAGCAGGTGCTTGAAGCGCTGGATGAATACCGGGTCGACATCGCCGCTTCGTCGCAGTTACTGGAGGACCCGCGCCTGATTCGCCGCGTACTCGGCACCGATCCGCTGGTGCTGGCGGTGCATCGCAATCACCCGCTGGCCAAGCTCGAACACGTGCCATTGAGTGCGCTGGCGGGGCATTGCCTGTTGATGCGCGAACAGGGCTCGACCACGCGCAAGCTGACAGAAGAACTGCTTGAAAGCGCCGGTGTGAGTTTTGGCCCATTGCTGGAGATTGGCAGCCGCGAGTCGATCCGCGAGGCGGTATTGCGCAACATCGGCATCAGCATCATTGCCCGGCAAGAGGTGCCCCACGACCCGCAGCTTCGGGTGCTGACCCTGGAAAATGCGCCGGTCATTCACGAATATCTGTACTGCCTCAAAGAGCGCAAATCGGCGCGTTTGCCCGCGGCATTTCTGGGGCTGGCGCAGGAAATGGCCCCGGCCTGAGATTTTTTGTAGCCGCTGCCGAAGGCGGCGATAAGGGCCGAAGGACCTTTGCTCTTGAAACAGCGCGACCCCTGCGGGCTCGATCGCAGCCTTCGGCAGCGGCTACAGGACAACGGCAACTGTGGGCGCGAGCCTGCTCGCTCCCACAGTAGGGCTTGACCTACAACAGAGTATCTACAGGGATCAGATTGCTTAAGGCGTTCACTACCCAAATCCACCAATACCACTATCGGCAGCTTTGGCCTTGCTGCCACATCTTGTACGCATTGCGTCTCTAGGATGACCCCCATCTGCTTGATGAGGTGCATCCATGAACCGCTCGAACGCAACCGCTTTGACCCAACCCGGCGTACCGATGAAGGTGCGCAATGTGAGCAAGCGCTTTGGCGCCTTTACCGCGCTGGACAACGTCTCGCTGGACGTGGCCGCAGGCGAGTTGGTGTGTCTGCTCGGGCCTTCCGGCTGCGGCAAGACCACGCTGTTGCGTTGCATCGCAGGGCTGGAGCGCCAGGACAACGGTGCGTTGTACCTCGGTGAGCGCGATGTGTCCGATCTCGCCCCTCAAGCCCGAGATTACGGGATTCTGTTTCAGTCCTACGCCCTGTTCCCCAATCTGAGCGTTGAAGCCAACATCGCCTACGGCCTGGCCGGCAGCAATCGCGATGTGGTGCGCAAGCGGGTTGGCGACATGCTGGAGCTGGTGGGCCTGACCGGCAGCGAAAAGAAGTTCCCTGGCCAGCTTTCCGGCGGCCAGCAGCAACGTGTTGCCCTGGCCCGCGCGCTGGCGCCGTCGCCGTCCTTGCTGTTGCTCGACGAGCCGATGTCGGCGCTGGATGCCCGGGTACGTGAGCACCTGTGTACCGAGCTGCGCCAACTGCAGCGCAGCCTGGGGATCACCACCTTGATGGTGACCCACAACCAGGACGAAGCCATGTTGATGGCTGACCGCATCGCCGTGATGAACAACGGCAAGGTCGAGCAATACGCCACCCCGCAAGAAATCTACGACAAACCCGCCACGCCGTTTGTCGCCGAGTTTGTCGGGCAGGGCAACTGGCTTCCATTCCAGCGCAGCAGTGACAGCCACGCGCAGGTGGGCGGGATGAACATGCGTCTGGCAGACGACGCCGGGCGGGCCGCCTCGGGCCGTTTGTTCTGTCGCCCCGAAGCCATCAGCGTCAACCCGGTGCTGCACCAGGAAAACCTGTTCCCGGCGCGGGTGCGTGAAATCACCTTTCTGGGCAACCGGTGCCGCATGAGTTTTGAGCTCAACCATTTGCCGGGCCATGCGCTGACCGCCGAAGTCGGCAGCCAGGACTTGCCGCGCCTTGGCGCTCCGGACATTTTTGTCGCCCTGCCGCCGGGCAGCCTGCAGGTGTTTGCCTGATATGGCCGCGCAAATGACCTTGCCGTTACCCGGCAAAGTGACCCGCAAAGCCTCGAAGGCGGAGCTCGGTGACCGCATCTTCGTCGTGGGCGGCAAGCTGCTGTTGCTGCTGCTGTTGGGCGTCGCGGTGCTGATGCCGTTGCTGGCGATTTTCTGGCGCGGGTTCAGTGCCGAAGATGGCCAGGGCGGCGGTTGGGTCGCCGCACGGGAGCTGGTCACCAGCGATAACTTCCACTGGCTGGTGGGCAATAGCCTCAAAGTTGCGCTCAGCGTAGCGGCAATTGTTGTACCGCTGGCATACCTGTTTGCCTACGCCCTGCAACGCACCATGATCCCCGGCAAGCGTATCTGGCGCGGGATGTCGCTGTTGCCGCTGATGGCTCCGTCGATGTTGCCGGGCATTGCGCTGGTTTACCTGTTCGGTAACCAGGGCATGTTGCGCGGGCTCATTTCGGACAACATCTACGGCTTCTGGGGGATCGTGCTCGGTGAAGTGATTTATACCTTCCCCCACGCGTTGATGATTTTGCTGTCGGCCTTGTCGCTGGCCGATGCGCGCTTGTTTGACGCGGCATCGAGCATGGGCGCCGGTCCGTTTAAAGCCTTTCGCAGCATCACCTGGCCAGGCACCAAACAGGCCGTGTTCGCGGCGTTCTGCCTGGTGTTCACCCTGACCATCACCGACTTCGGTGTGCCCGTTGTAGTGGGCGGCGACTATCAAGTGCTGGCGCTGGAAGCCTACAAGGCCGTGGTCGGGCAGCAGCAATTCGGTCGCGGCGCGCTGATCGGCATGGTCTTGCTACTGCCTGCGTTGTTCAGCTTCGGGGTCGATGCCTGGCTGCGCCGCCAGCATGGCGATTCCATGAGTGGCCGCGCCCAGGTGTTCAAACCAGTGCCTTCCAAAGTGCGTGACCGCTGCTACCTGACCATCGTGCTGCTGATCTGCGCCATTTTGCTGCTGGTATTCGGCATGGCGGTGTACTCGTCGCTGGTCAAGTTCTGGCCGTACAACCTGTCCTTGTCGCTCAACCACTACCAATTCAACGACACGGCCGGCGGCGGCTGGCTGGCCTATCGCAACAGCGTGACGATGGCGGTGTGTACGGCCTTGATCGGCAGTGCGGTCATCTTCACCGGTGCCTATCTGATGGAGAAAACCAAGGGCCAGAAAGGACTCAACCTGGCCCTGCGCATGCTCAGCTTTGTGCCGATGGCGGTGCCCGGCCTGGTGCTTGGCCTGGGCTACGTGTTCTTTTTCAACTTGCCCGGCAACCCGCTTCACGTGCTCTACGGCACCATGACTCTGCTGGTGGTGTGCACCATTGCTCACTATTTGACCACCGCACAAATGACCGCCACGACGGCACTGCGTCAGCTCGACGGCGAATTCGAAGCTGCTGCGCTGTCGCTCAAGGCCCCTCTGTATCGCCATTACTGGCGCGTCACCGTACCGATCTGCCTGCCGGCGCTGCTGGACATCATCCGCTACCTGTTTGTCTCGGCGATGACCACCGTGTCAGCGGCGATCTTCCTCTACAGCCCCGACACCATCCTGGCGGCGGTGGCGGTGCTGAACATGGACGACGCCGGCAACGTGGGCGGCGCGGCGGCCATGTCGACCCTGATCCTGTTCACCTCGGCAGGTGTGTCCCTGCTGCTGGCCTGGGCTTCGCGCGGCCTGCTGCGCCGCTCCCAGGCCTGGCGCCAGGGCGCTCCTGCTCAATGATTCGTGCCCTCTCAATCCAGCCCCTACCACCTAAAAGGAACCGCACCATGTTCAAGCCACTTGCTCTTGCCGCTGCTGTCCTCACTGCTTTTAGCTTCAACGCGTTTGCTGCCAAAACCGAGCTGACCGTGTACACGGCCCTCGAAGCCGAGCAGCTCAAAACCTATAAGCAGGCTTTTGAGAAGGCCAACCCGGACGTCGAGATCAAGTGGGTGCGCGACTCCACCGGCATCATCACGGCCAAGTTGCTGGCTGAGAAAGCCCGCCCGCAAGCGGATGCAGTGTGGGGGCTGGCCGCGTCCAGCCTGGCGATCCTCGACCAGCAGGGCATGCTGCAAAGCTATGCGCCCAAAGACCTGGCCAAGATCGGCGCCAACTACCGCGATACGGCCAACCCGCCTGCCTGGGTGGGGATGGACGTGTGGGCCGCCACCATTTGCTTCAACACCATCGAAGCCGAAAAGCAGGGCCTGACCAAGCCGGTGAGCTGGCAAGACCTGACCAAGCCCGAGTACAAGGGCAAGATCGTCATGCCTAACCCGGCTTCGTCCGGCACCGGTTTTCTGGACGTGAGTGCGTGGCTGCAAACCTTCGGTGAGAAGCAGGGCTGGCAGTTCATGGATGATCTGCACCAGAACATCGGCCAGTACGTCCACTCGGGTTCCAAGCCGTGCAAGCTGGCGGCCTCGGGTGAGTTCCCGATCGGCATTTCGTTTGAATACCCGGCCGTGCAGCTCAAGCGCCAGGGCGCACCGCTGGACATCGTGTTGCCAAAAGAAGGCCTGGGCTGGGAAATCGAAGCCACTGCCGTGATCAAAGGCACACCGCATGAAGAGGCGGCGAAAAAGCTGGCTGACTTCTCCGCCAGCCCTGCAGCGATGGAGCTTTATAAAGAGAACTTTGCGGTACTGGCGCAGCCCGGCATTGCCAAGCCACAGACGGAACTGCCGGCCGATTATGAGCAACGCCTGATCAAAAACGACTTCGCCTGGGCCTCCAAGAACCGCGACAGCATTCTGGCCGAATGGCGCAAGCGCTATGACGGCAAGTCCGAGAAAGTGGCGCAGTAAAGCCCCTCACCCCAACCCTCTCCCACAGGGAGAGGGCGCTTGATCGGGGTGTTCCCGAATAGTGTGTACGACTCAAATCTGCCCCCTCTCCCTCTGGGAGAGGGCTGGGGTGAGGGTTGTGGCTATACAAGGACTTCAAGATGTCCCAATCCGATTCAATCCTTATCGTCGGCGCTGGCATTCTGGGCTTGTCCCATGCCTACGCCGCTGCAAGACGCGGGCTCAAGGTGCGCGTATTCGAGCGCACCGCCACGCCCTTGGGTGCTTCGGTACGCAACTTTGGCCAGGCACTGGTCACCGGCCAACCTCCCGGCGTGATGCTCGATCTGGCCCGTGCCAGCCGCAGCATTTGGGCTGACTGGGCACCGCGCGCAGGCTTTGAGCTCAAGCGTAATGGCTCATACCTGTTCGCCCGCACCGAAGCCGAAGAGCACTTGCTGGATGCTTTCTGCCAAGGCCGGGCTCGCGAATTTGGCTATCGCGCCGAACTGCTGCGCGGTGCAGAAATGGACGCGCTGTACGGCGGTCAATTCAGCCATCACCGTGCTGCGTTGCATGGTCTGGACGACCAGCAGGTCTATTCCCGGGAAGCGATTCCGGCATTGATTGCGTATCTGCAGCGTGACCTGGGTGTCGAGTTTCATTTTTCGACCCTGGTGCGCGACGTCGAGCCCGGTCAGGTCCACACCACAGCGGGCAGTTTCAAGGGTTCACAGGTGATTGTGTGTTCGGGTCACGATTACCTGACGTTGCTGGCTGAGCCGCTGGCCAAACTCAGTCCGCAGATTTGCCGCCTGCAAATGCTGCGCGTGCGACCCAAAGTCGATTTGAAGCTGCAACACGCCCTGATGACCGGGTTGAGCTGTGTGCATTACGGCGCCTTTGCCGACCTGCCGCAAGCGGCGGCGGTGCAGAACGAAATTCTGCGCGACAGCCCGCATCTGGATCAGCACGGCATTCATCTACTGATCAGCCCAACCCCTTACGGCGACCTGATTGTCGGTGATTCTCACGATTACGGCCGGGATCCATCGCCCTTTAACGGTGAACAGGTGGATAACTGGATGCTGCAACTCTGCGAAGAAACCCTTGGCTGTGAAGTCCGGGTGGTCGAGCGCTGGCAGGGGGTCTATGGTGCGAAAGGGGCCAAGCCGTTCTCCTGGCTGGAGGTGGCGCCCGGCTTGAATGCGGCGCTGATGCACTCCGGCGTCGGCATGAGCGTGGGCCCGGCGATGGCCGAGGGCAATATCGCCCGGTTGCTGGAGGAGAGGTGATGACTCACGCGCAGCAAGTGGTTGAAGACGTTTTTGGCTTGTATCAGCAATACGGCACTGACGATTACATCGGCGAGCCGGTGTCGCAAATCGAGCATATGTCCCAGGCCGCGCAGCTTGCGCTGAATGAGGGCTGTGATGATGAAGTGATCCTGGCGGCGTTCTTTCACGATATTGGCCACTTCTGCGGCAATAATGCACAGAACATGGGCGGATATGGTGTGGTCAGTCATGAGCTGGTAGGCGCCCGCTATTTGCGCCGTGCAGGCTTCAGCGAACGGCTGGCCAAGCTGGTGGAGTACCACGTGCAGGCCAAGCGCTACCTGACCTTGCGTCAGCCGGGGTATTACGACCTGCTGAGTGAAGCCAGTATTCGTACGCTGGGGTATCAGGGCGGCGTGATGAGCGAGGCCGAGGCGGATGCATTCGAGCAAGACCCACTGTGCCAGCTCAGCCTGCGCATGCGGGTCTGGGATGAGCAGGCCAAGGAAATGCACGTGCCACTGATCGACCTGCAACTCCTCAAGAACAAGGCCGTCCGCCTGTTAGAGGCTTAAGCACCCATTCTTGTGGGAGCAAGCCTGCTCGCGAAACAAACGACGCGGTGTATCAGCGATCCAATCGCGAGCAGGCTCGCTCCCACGGGGGTTGAGTCGGTACTTAGATCTGCCCGGCCAACGCCTCGATCTGCTCCTGGCGCTCAGCCTGGTTCAGCTTCGGATGCGGGTTGAGCGACGACCATTGCGGGTGCGCGCGGGCTTTGTTCAGGGCTTCGGGCAATTTGCCCTCGCGCCAGGTTTTGTCCTGCGGGGTGGCGACCTTGATGCTCTCCACCGCCGCATGCCCACGGGCATTGAGCGCATGCAGCAACTGTCGTTGGCGCAAGGCCAGCAGGCGCAACACGCTGTCGTCCACCGTCAACTCACGCTGGCCCTTGAGCTTGCCCAGCAAGCGGCTGCCGTAGCTGCGTGCGGTTTGCAGCGCCCCGCCGGCAATCGCCCCGGCCAATGCGGCTGCGCCCAGGGTCAGGCCGCCGACCATCAGGTCCACTCCAGCCCCGGCCGCCGCGCCTGCGGCAATCCCGCTACCGACCCGAACACCCAAGTGCTTGAGGGTTTCGGGGTTGAACAAGTCATCGCCCCAGCGCCCATCGAGCAACGGCAAGTCACTGGCGGCTGCATCGCTGGTGCGAAAGCCATACAGTTTGAGCATTGCCTCAACGCAGCGCTGCTCACGCTGACGGATCGCTTCACGCAGTTGCTGGATGGCCTGTTGTTCGGCGGCTTTTTCGCTGACCACGCTGCGTCGACATGCGGCGCAGTCGATCAATAATTCGGCGATCAAGCGCAGCGCACTGTGCTTGCGGGCTTCTCGTTGGGCCTCCTGGTCTGTAATCAGACGCTGCAGCGCCCCCCGTGAATGTTCCAGCAGCAGGGCCAGGCTTTCATACAAACGACGCTCGCCATCTTCAGGCGGGGCCACGCTGTCAAACCGCACCAGTGCATGCAAGCCCAGTCGTGCCAGAGCTTCGCGCCACTCGGGTTCGCGATGCTGCGGGCTGCTGACAAAATTGAGTACCGGCAGCAGCGGTCTGCCGCAACTGGCGAGCACACGGAGTTCGTCGCGGTACTTGGCCAGTACCGGCTCGCGGGCGTCGATCACATACAGTCCCGCATCCGATGCCAGCAGTTGGCGCAGTACTTTGGCTTCCTGCTCAAAACGCTGGCGCGCCTCGCTGCCTTCGAGAAACCGTGCCACCCGCGCCGGGCCATCAAGGCGTTCGCCGGGGTGGTCGAGGCGCTCGAGGTAGTCGAGCAGGGCGATGGCATCTTCCAGCCCCGGCGTGTCGTACAGCTCCAGCAACGGCTCGCCGTCTACCGAGAGCCGTGCGCCTTCGACATGGCGCGTGGTACTGGGGCGATGGGACACTTCGCCAAAGCCGACATCCCGGGTCAGGGTGCGCAGCAATGAGGTTTTGCCGACATTGGTGTGGCCGACTACGGCCAGCGTGAGTGGCTTAGTCATGGCCTGTCTCCAGCCAGTTCAAGGGCGCGCTGGCGGCGAAAGGCAGCCCCAGTTGTTGCAGCGCGGTGTGCCAGTCGCCCAGGCGATCGGCGTCCAGCGCCTGACCGGGCGGGGCTTGCAGCAGCCACACGCGGGTTTCGCTGGCACTGCGAGCCAGCTCGCCGATCAGCGCCAGGCTGCCGCGATCCGGCGAGCGACGCGGGTCGCAGGCAATGGCCAGCCGCGCCGGGGGGAAGCGGGTCATTTGTTCGAGCAGTTTTTGCCGGGACTCGCGGCTGTCGAGAATGCCCGCGTCCTTGACCGTGGCGGGCAATTTGGGTGGCCACGGGTGCTGGTCGTCCAGCTCAATGGCCACGATCAATGCGCCATCGGTTTGCAGGTCGCTGTGCCCGGCCTGCACGTTGTGCAATTGCTCGGGGGCGCGGTCGTTGATGCCCAGACGCTCGCTGCTGGGCATCAGGGGCTCACGCAACTGGCTGTAGCCGGGCAGGTTGAGATCCAGCTGCAAAGCGTTGCGTCCGCTTCTCCAGCGCCACAGGCACAAGGCTGCCAGAAGCAGGCGTGGAATCACGCCGTAGATCAGCACCACGCCGACCAGCCAGACCGCCCATGCCTGGCGCACCAGTTCGTTGTTGTAGAGGCTGCTGTCGTTGCTGATGCGGATCATCTCCACGGTAGGCACGCTGAAACCCAGCCAGTTGGGCAGTGCACCGAGGGCGCGGGTGGCGGCGACAAATACGTCGGCGCCCAGAATCGTGGTTTCCCAGATAAAGCCGTAACGCCGGGTGGCCATCAGTAACAGCAGCATCACCAGCGCGCTGAGCATCGCCAGCAGCCACAGGCCATTGACCAGTGTGCCGAGCGCCCAGCGATTGAGTTTTCGCCGTTGCAGCAACAGCAATAACGCGGGGGCCAATTGTGCGGCCTTGGCGTCGCGGGCGAATTTCTCGCTGAGCCACAACCACAGGCGGCCCAGGCTGGCACCGTGTTCGCCGGCAAACAGCAGCCCCAGCCCCCAGCTCAGAAGCAGGATCAGATTGATCCCGAGCAAACTGCCCAGTGCCCAGAACACATTGACCGGGGTTTGCCCGTCGCCCAGGGCCGCGAATGCAAGACCGGCGCCACTGATCACGGCCAGTACGGCCAGCACCAACAGCGCCAGCCGGGCACCTTGCAACCAGTGCTGCATGGCACTGAGCAAGCCATCACGTTCGGCCAGCCACAGGGCGCGGTTTTGCAGGCGTGTGGATAAGTCGCCTGCCGAGGTTCGGGCACGGCGATTGGCTTCGAGGTCGTCCAGCGGGCCCGCGTGTTCTTCGCGCAGGCGCACGGTTTCGGTCAACCAGAGGCGTTGTAATGGGGAAAGTTGAGTCACGCGACATTCCATTCAAGTGAGCAAAGAGCATAACCGCTGTTAGTCAGGCGGGGTACTGTCGGCGCGGGCCGCTCTGGTATCCTCGGCGCCATGAAAAAATCACTCCCCCTTAGCCTGATCGCGGCACTCGCTGAAAACCGCGTGATCGGCGTCGACAACAGCATGCCGTGGCATTTGCCTGCGGATTTCAAATACTTCAAGGCCACCACCCTGGGCAAGCCGATCATCATGGGTCGCAAAACCTGGGATTCGCTGGGTCGCCCGTTGCCGGGTCGCTTGAACCTGGTGGTCAGTCGTCAGACCGATCTGCAGCTCGAAGGTGCCGAGGTGTTTGCCTCCCTGGAGGCCGCTGTTGAGCGTGCCGAGCAGTGGGCAGCCGAGCAGGGCGTCAGCGAAGTGATGTTGATTGGCGGCGCGCAGCTGTACACCCAGGGCCTGGCGGATGCCGACCGGTTGTACCTGACGCGGGTGGGCCTGAGCCCGGAAGGCGATGCGTGGTTCCCTGAGTTTGATCAGGCGCAGTGGAAGCTGGTGTCAGAAGAGCTGCACGGGGCGGCAGATGGCAAACCGGCGTTCAGCTTTGAGGTGTGGGAAAGGGCTTAAGATCAAAAGGCCCTCACCACGCCTCTCCCGTAGGGAGAGGGGACTAAAGGCAAAAGCAGATTCTCGCAACCCCTCAAATCAGCACCCTCTCCCTCCGGGAGAGGGTTGGCTTTTAAGCGTGTGCCAGATCACCGTGATCGTCTTCAGCCAGAATGGCCTTGTCGGTCTGGTTCAGGATCTGGCTGGTCACCGTGCCGGCCACCATCGAACCGCTGACGTTCAGCGCCGTCCGGCCCATGTCGATCAACGGCTCGACCGAAATCAGCAACGCCACCAGCGATACCGGCAAGCCCATGGCCGGCAACACGATCAGTGCCGCGAAGGTTGCACCACCGCCCACACCGGCCACGCCCACTGAACTCAAGGTCACAATCGCTACCAGCGATGCGATCCACACAGGGTCTAGCGGGTTAATGCCGACGGTCGGGGCAACCATCACCGCCAACATGGCCGGGTACAGACCGGCACAGCCGTTCTGGCCAATGGTGGCGCCAAACGAGGCGGCAAAGCTGGCGATGGAAGACGGAATCCCCAAGCGACGGGTTTGCGCTTCAATGCTCAGCGGGATGCTGGCGGCGCTCGAACGGCTGGTGAAAGCAAACGTCAGCACCGGCCATACCTTGCGGAAAAAGCGCAGCGGGTTAACACCGGATACCGACACGATCACGCCGTGGATCACAAACATCAGCGCCAGGGCGATGTAGGACACCACCACAAAGCTGCCCAGTTTGATGATGTCTTGCACGTTGGACATGGCGACCACTTTGGTCATCAGGGCCAGAACGCCATACGGGGTCAGTTTCATCACCAGACGCACCAGACGCATCACCCAGGCTTGCAGGGTGTCGATGGCGCTGAGGATCTTGCCGCCTTTTTCCGGTTCGTCCTTGAACAGTTGCAGTGCAGCAATACCCAGGAATGCAGCGAAAATCACCACGCTGATGATCGACGTCGGCTTGGCCCGGGCCAGGTCGGCAAACGGGTTTTGCGGGATAAACGACAGCAGCAGTTGCGGCACGTTCAGGTCCGAAACCTTGCCCGCGTAATCGCTCTGGATCACTTGCAGACGGCTCATTTCAGCCGCGCCGGCCACCAGGCCATCGGCGGTCAGGCCGAACAGGTTGGTCAGGCCGATGCCCACCAGCGCTGCGATCATGGTGGTGAACAGCAGCGTGCCGA
This genomic stretch from Pseudomonas deceptionensis harbors:
- a CDS encoding heavy metal translocating P-type ATPase encodes the protein MSDSIHTPHKHPHDHDHDHDHDHDHDHDHDHGAKHDHASHAGSCCSAAEAPSIVKLGGAPTAGARLSNFRIEAMDCPTEQTLIQNKLGKLAGVQQLEFNLINRVLGVTHDLPSTDPIVEAIKSLGMQADPLEPGVGAAAPPAKKHWWPLAVAGVGALAAEVLHFTDAAPTWVIALVALVSILSGGLTTYKKGWIALKNLNLNINALMSIAVTGAVLIGQWPEAAMVMFLFTVAELIEAKSLDRARNAISGLMQMAPDKATVQQADGTWVELEVKDIALGAVVRVRPGERIGLDGEVIAGSSTIDQAPITGESLPIEKTIGDKVFAGTINQAGALEYRVTAAANNSTLARIIHAVEQAQGSRAPTQRFVDSFSKIYTPLVFVFALAVAVIPPLFMGGVWFDWIYRALVLLVVACPCALVISTPVTIVSGLAAAARKGILVKGGVYLESGHKLDFLALDKTGTITHGKPVQTDYLPLDPLVTDSAVVLAASLASRSDHPVSLAVATAAVDKNLQLSAVDNFAALAGRGVRGEIDGKLYHLGNHRLVEELGLCSPALEAKLFALEEQGKTVILLCDNSGPMALFAVADTVKETSREAIRELHELGIKTLMLTGDNPHTASAIAAQVGIDEAQGNLLPEDKLKAIEALYAKGHHVGMVGDGINDAPALARAEIGFAMAAAGTDTAIETADVALMDDDLRKIPAFIRLSRQTSSILKQNIALALVIKAIFLAVTFLGMATMWMAVFADMGVSLLVVFNGLRLLRK
- a CDS encoding TIGR03364 family FAD-dependent oxidoreductase: MSQSDSILIVGAGILGLSHAYAAARRGLKVRVFERTATPLGASVRNFGQALVTGQPPGVMLDLARASRSIWADWAPRAGFELKRNGSYLFARTEAEEHLLDAFCQGRAREFGYRAELLRGAEMDALYGGQFSHHRAALHGLDDQQVYSREAIPALIAYLQRDLGVEFHFSTLVRDVEPGQVHTTAGSFKGSQVIVCSGHDYLTLLAEPLAKLSPQICRLQMLRVRPKVDLKLQHALMTGLSCVHYGAFADLPQAAAVQNEILRDSPHLDQHGIHLLISPTPYGDLIVGDSHDYGRDPSPFNGEQVDNWMLQLCEETLGCEVRVVERWQGVYGAKGAKPFSWLEVAPGLNAALMHSGVGMSVGPAMAEGNIARLLEER
- a CDS encoding LysR family transcriptional regulator; translated protein: MLSAELKAFYRVAQLGSITQAAKKLGLSQPTVTTQIRNLESKYAVELFYRGARRLTLSDEGVRLLPMVKALLQQEADIEFFLRNSGQGMGTLRIAATAPYYILDLVKAFRERLPQIEVSVDIGNSQQVLEALDEYRVDIAASSQLLEDPRLIRRVLGTDPLVLAVHRNHPLAKLEHVPLSALAGHCLLMREQGSTTRKLTEELLESAGVSFGPLLEIGSRESIREAVLRNIGISIIARQEVPHDPQLRVLTLENAPVIHEYLYCLKERKSARLPAAFLGLAQEMAPA
- a CDS encoding putative 2-aminoethylphosphonate ABC transporter ATP-binding protein — its product is MNRSNATALTQPGVPMKVRNVSKRFGAFTALDNVSLDVAAGELVCLLGPSGCGKTTLLRCIAGLERQDNGALYLGERDVSDLAPQARDYGILFQSYALFPNLSVEANIAYGLAGSNRDVVRKRVGDMLELVGLTGSEKKFPGQLSGGQQQRVALARALAPSPSLLLLDEPMSALDARVREHLCTELRQLQRSLGITTLMVTHNQDEAMLMADRIAVMNNGKVEQYATPQEIYDKPATPFVAEFVGQGNWLPFQRSSDSHAQVGGMNMRLADDAGRAASGRLFCRPEAISVNPVLHQENLFPARVREITFLGNRCRMSFELNHLPGHALTAEVGSQDLPRLGAPDIFVALPPGSLQVFA
- a CDS encoding putative 2-aminoethylphosphonate ABC transporter permease subunit — protein: MAAQMTLPLPGKVTRKASKAELGDRIFVVGGKLLLLLLLGVAVLMPLLAIFWRGFSAEDGQGGGWVAARELVTSDNFHWLVGNSLKVALSVAAIVVPLAYLFAYALQRTMIPGKRIWRGMSLLPLMAPSMLPGIALVYLFGNQGMLRGLISDNIYGFWGIVLGEVIYTFPHALMILLSALSLADARLFDAASSMGAGPFKAFRSITWPGTKQAVFAAFCLVFTLTITDFGVPVVVGGDYQVLALEAYKAVVGQQQFGRGALIGMVLLLPALFSFGVDAWLRRQHGDSMSGRAQVFKPVPSKVRDRCYLTIVLLICAILLLVFGMAVYSSLVKFWPYNLSLSLNHYQFNDTAGGGWLAYRNSVTMAVCTALIGSAVIFTGAYLMEKTKGQKGLNLALRMLSFVPMAVPGLVLGLGYVFFFNLPGNPLHVLYGTMTLLVVCTIAHYLTTAQMTATTALRQLDGEFEAAALSLKAPLYRHYWRVTVPICLPALLDIIRYLFVSAMTTVSAAIFLYSPDTILAAVAVLNMDDAGNVGGAAAMSTLILFTSAGVSLLLAWASRGLLRRSQAWRQGAPAQ
- a CDS encoding putative 2-aminoethylphosphonate ABC transporter substrate-binding protein; its protein translation is MFKPLALAAAVLTAFSFNAFAAKTELTVYTALEAEQLKTYKQAFEKANPDVEIKWVRDSTGIITAKLLAEKARPQADAVWGLAASSLAILDQQGMLQSYAPKDLAKIGANYRDTANPPAWVGMDVWAATICFNTIEAEKQGLTKPVSWQDLTKPEYKGKIVMPNPASSGTGFLDVSAWLQTFGEKQGWQFMDDLHQNIGQYVHSGSKPCKLAASGEFPIGISFEYPAVQLKRQGAPLDIVLPKEGLGWEIEATAVIKGTPHEEAAKKLADFSASPAAMELYKENFAVLAQPGIAKPQTELPADYEQRLIKNDFAWASKNRDSILAEWRKRYDGKSEKVAQ